The following coding sequences lie in one Aspergillus puulaauensis MK2 DNA, chromosome 3, nearly complete sequence genomic window:
- a CDS encoding amidohydrolase family protein (COG:Q;~EggNog:ENOG410PI1I;~InterPro:IPR006680,IPR011059,IPR032466;~MEROPS:MER0005900;~PFAM:PF01979;~go_function: GO:0016787 - hydrolase activity [Evidence IEA];~go_function: GO:0016810 - hydrolase activity, acting on carbon-nitrogen (but not peptide) bonds [Evidence IEA]), with product MPEIPWTSPDCPLEPYDGPPRNVAYIDQLKFDEKLQPKSYGIAGTHPESKILITDVQIIDATGKEPYHGDVLITGERFTHVGEVPGKEDLIKDPKVRVFYGNGRTLIPGLGDAHTHLSWNGGDLGRLGELGIEEHTLLTARSARCFLDSGYTMCFGAASAKKRLDVVVRDAINAGDIPGPRYLANGQEMARRDGDLVPGITAYADGPDEMRQVIREHFELGVDQVKLSMSGESITEIRDAMDCYFSDAETKACVDEAHKLGIRLCAHARARDSVRQCIEHGVEIIYHASYIDEEGMDMLQKKTSHHVVVPAINWLYATLYEANAFGYATEAAEKVGYKKELEAAIRGLREMHRRGIIVLPGGDYGFAWTPHGTYARDLEHFTKLIGFTPHEAIIAATYGVAKLFMRSHEMGQIKAGNFADCVLIDGDPLDDITILQDHQRLNVIIINGRVHKAGRRELLLPNMAAQELTRRITQGVEELEIKAPMQKAY from the exons ATGCCTGAGATACCGTGGACATCCCCAGACTGCCCACTCGAGCCTTACGACGGTCCACCTCGGAATGTCGCATACATCGATCAACTAAAGTTTGACGAGAAACTGCAGCCGAAATCATACGGCATTGCAGGAACACATCCAGAGTCAAAGATCCTGATCACCGACGTTCAAATAATCGATGCAACCGGGAAAGAACCATATCACGGAGATGTCCTAATCACAG GAGAACGGTTCACTCATGTCGGCGAAGTCCCTGGAAAGGAAGACTTAATCAAAGACCCCAAGGTCCGAGTATTCTATGGCAACGGCCGTACCCTAATTCCCGGTCTTGGAGATGCACATACTCATCTGAGCTGGAATGGGGGAGATCTCGGTCGGTTGGGCGAGTTGGGAATTGAAGAACACACACTTTTGACGGCGCGGAGTGCCCGATGTTTCCTCGACTCCGGGTATACCAT GTGTTTTGGAGCAGCGTCCGCAAAGAAGCGACTAGATGTGGTTGTCCGTGACGCGATCAATGCTGGTGATATCCCGGGACCGCGTTATCTTGCCAATGGTCAAGAGATGGCGCGACGGGATGGCGACTTGGTTCCTGGAATTACTGCATACGCTGATGGGCCGGATGAGATGCGTCAAGT GATTCGCGAGCATTTTGAGTTGGGTGTAGACCAGGTGAAGCTGTCGATGTCTGGAGAATCA ATAACCGAAATCCGCGATGCAATGGACTGCTACTTTAGTGACGCAGAAACAAAGGCATGTGTGGATGAAGCTCATAAGCTTGGAATCCGACTCTGCGCCCATGCCCGGGCTCGAGATTCCGTCAGACAGTGCATTGAGCATGGAGTAGAGATCATATATCACGCTTCCTACAttgatgaagagg GTATGGACATGCTACAGAAGAAAACGTCACACCATGTGGTTGTCCCTGCTATCAATTGGCTGTATGCCACTCTGTACGAGGCAAATGCATTTGGATATGCCACAGAAGCCGCTGAGAAGGTCGGGTATAAAAAGGAACTTGAAGCTGCAATCCGCGGACTGCGGGAGATGCACCGACGAGGAATCATAGTTCTCCCTGGAGG GGACTACGGCTTCGCCTGGACGCCACATGGAACATATGCCCGGGATCTCGAGCATTTCACCAAATTAATTGGTTTTACACCGCATGAAGCCATAATTGCAGCGACATACGGCGTAGCAAAACTATTCATGAGGTCGCATGAGATGGGCCAGATCAAAGCAGGAAACTTCGCAGACTGTGTCCTGATTGATGGGGATCCGCTGGACGATATCACCATTCTACAGGACCACCAGAGGCTTAATGTTATTATAATCAACGGACGAGTTCACAAAGCTGGGCGGAGGGAACTCTTGCTGCCGAATATGGCTGCTCAGGAGCTCACGCGGAGAATCACGCAGGGagttgaggagctggagatcaAAGCGCCTATGCAAAAGGCATACTGA
- a CDS encoding cytochrome b5-like heme/steroid binding domain-containing protein (COG:S;~EggNog:ENOG410PSP7;~InterPro:IPR036400,IPR001199;~PFAM:PF00173) — protein sequence MGWLTLGRSALPTHSEKNGAYSEHTEDIADIAQSKQIQLQTRTFLGREYHRQDPSTADSDLPYIGPEILSLVEKYWTSASAAEKPQNKDTSLPSPPAWIVIDNIVYDCTEFQHQHPGGSVVIRSFIGQDCSWQFWRFHGEEQMKRVGTGLRIGRTSGVQNRFMEPPRYVGLSSLDDW from the coding sequence ATGGGCTGGTTAACCCTCGGACGTTCAGCACTGCCCACTCACTCCGAGAAGAATGGAGCTTACAGTGAACATACCGAAGATATCGCCGACATAGCTCAGTCGAAACAAATACAATTGCAAACTCGCACATTCTTAGGCCGGGAATACCACCGTCAGGACCCCTCAACTGCAGACTCAGACCTCCCCTACATCGGCCCGGaaatcctctccctcgtgGAAAAGTACTGgacttcagcttcagctgcagAAAAACCACAAAATAAAGATACAAGTCTACCGTCCCCGCCAGCCTGGATTGTCATCGACAACATCGTCTACGACTGCACAGAGttccagcaccaacaccccGGCGGTTCCGTTGTGATTCGCAGCTTCATCGGGCAGGACTGCTCATGGCAGTTTTGGAGGTTCCACGGCGAAgagcagatgaagagggtTGGGACGGGATTGAGGATTGGGAGGACCAGTGGAGTTCAGAATCGGTTTATGGAGCCCCCGAGATATGTTGGATTGAGTAGTTTGGATGATTGGTGA